In Candidatus Neomarinimicrobiota bacterium, a single genomic region encodes these proteins:
- a CDS encoding DUF2723 domain-containing protein: protein MFARRINTILAGGVFLVSFLIYFDTMASTLSYWDCGEFIATSYILGVPHPPGSPLYLIIGRLFSLIPFSDDIAFRVNLISPLVSSLAVMFLYL from the coding sequence ATGTTTGCAAGAAGGATAAATACAATTCTTGCGGGAGGCGTTTTTCTCGTCTCCTTCCTTATCTATTTTGACACCATGGCGTCCACGTTGTCCTACTGGGACTGCGGGGAGTTCATTGCAACGTCTTATATTCTGGGTGTTCCCCATCCGCCCGGAAGTCCCTTATATCTCATTATTGGACGGCTCTTCTCTCTGATTCCTTTCAGCGATGATATAGCCTTCAGGGTAAACCTCATTTCTCCCCTTGTGAGTTCTCTAGCGGTGATGTTCCTCTATCTCAT